A portion of the Juglans microcarpa x Juglans regia isolate MS1-56 chromosome 1D, Jm3101_v1.0, whole genome shotgun sequence genome contains these proteins:
- the LOC121263768 gene encoding glycerol-3-phosphate dehydrogenase SDP6, mitochondrial-like isoform X1 — protein MTATTRLSCRLGAAAIAAASGGAFFLYQPTLSANDSGAGSQLAALRQKITDPNALVPARAVQESALIGASAANPLDVLVIGGGATGCGVALDAVTRGLRVGLVEREDFSSGTSSRSTKLIHGGVRYLEKAVFNLDYGQLMLVFHALEERKQIIENAPHLCHALPCMTPCFDWFEVVYYWMGLKMYDLVAGPRLLHLSRYYSAQESSELFPTLARKGKDRNLKGTVVYYDGQMNDSRLNVGLACTAALAGAAVLNHAEVISFLNDEVGDRIIGARIRNNLSGKEFDSYAKVIVNAAGPFCDSLRKMANKDVRPMICPSSGVHVVLPDYYSPEGMGLIVPKTKDGRVIFMLPWLGRTIAGTTDSNTPITLLPEPHEDEIQFILDAISDYLNVKVRRKDVLSAWSGIRPLAMDPSAKNTESISRDHVVCEDFPGLVTITGGKWTTYRSMAEDAVNAAIKSGKLSPTSNCLTHNLRLIGGDGWDPASFTVITQQYVRMKKTHGGKIVPGAMDTAAAKHLTHAYGALAERVAAIAQNENLGKRLAHGYPFLEAEVAYCARNEYCESAVDFIARRSRLAFLDTDAAGRALPRIIEILATEHKWDKSRQEREFQKGTEFLGTFKAAKNAQFHDGKHI, from the exons ATGACCGCCACCACTCGATTGAGCTGCCGCCTTGGTGCAGCGGCAATCGCCGCCGCATCCGGAGGAGCATTTTTCCTCTATCAGCCTACTTTATCCGCCAACGACAGCGGCGCTGGCTCCCAGCTCGCGGCTCTACGGCAGAAGATCACCGACCCGAACGCTCTCGTTCCGGCCAGAGCGGTCCAGGAGTCGGCCCTGATTGGCGCCAGCGCGGCCAACCCACTCGATGTTCTCGTGATCGGCGGAGGAGCCACCGGATGCGGCGTAGCTCTTGATGCCGTCACCAGAGGCCTCCGAGTGGGACTCGTCGAACGAGAGGATTTCTCTTCTGGCACTTCCTCGAGGTCCACAAAGCTCATTCATGGAG GAGTTCGTTACTTGGAGAAAGCTGTCTTTAATCTCGACTATGGGCAACTGATGCTGGTATTCCATGCGCTTGAGGAACGTAAACAGATAATTGAGAATGCACCACACCTATGTCATGCTTTGCCATGCATGACGCCATGCTTTGACTGGTTTGAGGTAGTATACTACTGGATGGGCTTGAAAATGTATGATTTGGTCGCAGGACCACGCCTATTACATTTGTCCAGATATTATTCTGCGCAAGAGTCCAGTGAGCTCTTCCCCACACTTGCAAGGAAGGGCAAAGATAGAAACCTGAAGGGGACAGTGGTTTATTACGATGGCCAGATGAATGACTCACGACTTAATGTTGGATTGGCATGCACTGCTGCATTAGCTGGTGCAGCGGTGCTTAACCATGCAGAAGTAATATCATTTTTGAATGATGAAGTTGGTGATCGGATAATTGGGGCACGAATTCGAAACAATTTATCAG GCAAAGAGTTCGATTCATATGCAAAAGTAATTGTCAATGCGGCCGGGCCATTTTGTGATTCCTTGCGGAAAATGGCCAATAAAGATGTGCGACCTATGATCTGTCCTAGCAGTGGTGTACATGTCGTTCTACCTGATTACTATTCACCTGAAGGAATGGGTTTGATTGTTCCTAAAACTAAGGATGGACGTGTTATTTTCATGTTACCATGGTTGGGACGAACAATTGCTGGAACCACAGATTCCAACACTCCCATTACTTTGCTGCCCGAACCACATGAGGATGAAATTCAATTTATACTCGATGCAATCAGTGATTACCTTAATGTTAAG GTAAGGCGAAAAGATGTTCTTTCTGCATGGAGTGGTATACGCCCATTGGCAATGGATCCATCTGCGAAGAACACTGAGAGTATCTCCAGAGATCATGTTGTTTGTGAAGATTTTCCTGGTTTGGTCACAATTACGGGTGGGAAGTGGACTACTTACCGTAG CATGGCAGAAGATGCTGTTAATGCAGCCATAAAATCTGGAAAGCTGAGCCCGACCAGTAATTGTTTAACTCACAACTTGCGGCTTATTGGTGGAGATGGATGGGATCCTGCATCATTTACAGTTATTACACAACAGTATGTACGCATGAAGAAGACTCATGGTGGCAAAATTGTTCCTGGTGCAATGGACACTGCTGCAGCAAAGCATCTGACTCATGCTTATGGAGCTTTAGCTGAACGAGTGGCTGCCATAGCTCAG AATGAAAATTTGGGGAAGAGGCTGGCCCATGGATATCCTTTTCTTGAGGCTGAGGTTGCGTACTGTGCTCGGAATGAATATTGTGAATCTGCCGTTGATTTTATTGCCAGGAGATCCCGACTTGCTTTCCTTGACACTGATGCAGCTGGCCGGGCATTGCCGCGCATAATTGAGATATTGGCTACCGAGCACAAGTGGGACAAGTCAAGGCAGGAGCGTGAGTTTCAGAAGGGTACTGAATTTTTGGGAACTTTCAAGGCAGCGAAAAATGCTCAATTCCATGATGGAAAACATATATA
- the LOC121263768 gene encoding glycerol-3-phosphate dehydrogenase SDP6, mitochondrial-like isoform X2, with product MTATTRLSCRLGAAAIAAASGGAFFLYQPTLSANDSGAGSQLAALRQKITDPNALVPARAVQESALIGASAANPLDVLVIGGGATGCGVALDAVTRGLRVGLVEREDFSSGTSSRSTKLIHGGVRYLEKAVFNLDYGQLMLVFHALEERKQIIENAPHLCHALPCMTPCFDWFEVVYYWMGLKMYDLVAGPRLLHLSRYYSAQESSELFPTLARKGKDRNLKGTVVYYDGQMNDSRLNVGLACTAALAGAAVLNHAEVISFLNDEVGDRIIGARIRNNLSGKEFDSYAKVIVNAAGPFCDSLRKMANKDVRPMICPSSGVHVVLPDYYSPEGMGLIVPKTKDGRVIFMLPWLGRTIAGTTDSNTPITLLPEPHEDEIQFILDAISDYLNVKVRRKDVLSAWSGIRPLAMDPSAKNTESISRDHVVCEDFPGLVTITGGKWTTYRSMAEDAVNAAIKSGKLSPTSNCLTHNLRLIGGDGWDPASFTVITQQYVRMKKTHGGKIVPGAMDTAAAKHLTHAYGALAERVAAIAQ from the exons ATGACCGCCACCACTCGATTGAGCTGCCGCCTTGGTGCAGCGGCAATCGCCGCCGCATCCGGAGGAGCATTTTTCCTCTATCAGCCTACTTTATCCGCCAACGACAGCGGCGCTGGCTCCCAGCTCGCGGCTCTACGGCAGAAGATCACCGACCCGAACGCTCTCGTTCCGGCCAGAGCGGTCCAGGAGTCGGCCCTGATTGGCGCCAGCGCGGCCAACCCACTCGATGTTCTCGTGATCGGCGGAGGAGCCACCGGATGCGGCGTAGCTCTTGATGCCGTCACCAGAGGCCTCCGAGTGGGACTCGTCGAACGAGAGGATTTCTCTTCTGGCACTTCCTCGAGGTCCACAAAGCTCATTCATGGAG GAGTTCGTTACTTGGAGAAAGCTGTCTTTAATCTCGACTATGGGCAACTGATGCTGGTATTCCATGCGCTTGAGGAACGTAAACAGATAATTGAGAATGCACCACACCTATGTCATGCTTTGCCATGCATGACGCCATGCTTTGACTGGTTTGAGGTAGTATACTACTGGATGGGCTTGAAAATGTATGATTTGGTCGCAGGACCACGCCTATTACATTTGTCCAGATATTATTCTGCGCAAGAGTCCAGTGAGCTCTTCCCCACACTTGCAAGGAAGGGCAAAGATAGAAACCTGAAGGGGACAGTGGTTTATTACGATGGCCAGATGAATGACTCACGACTTAATGTTGGATTGGCATGCACTGCTGCATTAGCTGGTGCAGCGGTGCTTAACCATGCAGAAGTAATATCATTTTTGAATGATGAAGTTGGTGATCGGATAATTGGGGCACGAATTCGAAACAATTTATCAG GCAAAGAGTTCGATTCATATGCAAAAGTAATTGTCAATGCGGCCGGGCCATTTTGTGATTCCTTGCGGAAAATGGCCAATAAAGATGTGCGACCTATGATCTGTCCTAGCAGTGGTGTACATGTCGTTCTACCTGATTACTATTCACCTGAAGGAATGGGTTTGATTGTTCCTAAAACTAAGGATGGACGTGTTATTTTCATGTTACCATGGTTGGGACGAACAATTGCTGGAACCACAGATTCCAACACTCCCATTACTTTGCTGCCCGAACCACATGAGGATGAAATTCAATTTATACTCGATGCAATCAGTGATTACCTTAATGTTAAG GTAAGGCGAAAAGATGTTCTTTCTGCATGGAGTGGTATACGCCCATTGGCAATGGATCCATCTGCGAAGAACACTGAGAGTATCTCCAGAGATCATGTTGTTTGTGAAGATTTTCCTGGTTTGGTCACAATTACGGGTGGGAAGTGGACTACTTACCGTAG CATGGCAGAAGATGCTGTTAATGCAGCCATAAAATCTGGAAAGCTGAGCCCGACCAGTAATTGTTTAACTCACAACTTGCGGCTTATTGGTGGAGATGGATGGGATCCTGCATCATTTACAGTTATTACACAACAGTATGTACGCATGAAGAAGACTCATGGTGGCAAAATTGTTCCTGGTGCAATGGACACTGCTGCAGCAAAGCATCTGACTCATGCTTATGGAGCTTTAGCTGAACGAGTGGCTGCCATAGCTCAG tga
- the LOC121263782 gene encoding LOW QUALITY PROTEIN: vacuolar protein-sorting-associated protein 33 homolog (The sequence of the model RefSeq protein was modified relative to this genomic sequence to represent the inferred CDS: inserted 1 base in 1 codon) has translation MAQVPNLDNAPLNLTSLREQSQKELINILKNIRGKKCLIIDPKLGGSLSSIIQTSLLKEHGXELRHLSAEPIQSDCTKVVFLVRSKIDLMKFICSNVHNDISKGLQREYHVYFVPRRAVVCEKVLEDEKVHQLMTIGEYPLYIVPFDEDVLSFELDLAYKESQVDGDTSSLWHIAKAIHKLEFSFGVIPNVRAKGKASVRVADILNRMQAEEPVNSPDMVVPEINTLILLDREVDMVTPMCSQLTYEGLIDEFLHINNGSVELDALIMGVQQEGKKIKVPLNSSDKLFKEIRDLNFEVVVQILRQKATSMKQDYTEMTTTTQTVSELKDFVKKLNSLPEMTRHINLAQHLSTFTSKPSFLGQLDMEHTIVEAESYDICFEYIEEMIHKQEPLVNVLRLLILFSVTNSGLPKKHFDYLRRELLHSYGFEHMATLNNLEKAGLLKKQETKSNWLTIKRALQLVVDDTDTANPNDIAYVFSGYAPLSIRLIQHAVRSGWRPIEDILKLLPGPHSETKRGRFSSSPSFDTLQGASANIDRAADGRRSLVLVVFIGGVTFAEISALRFLTAQEGMAYDMIIGTTKIVSGHTLAETFVEKLG, from the exons ATGGCTCAAGTTCCGAACCTAGACAATGCTCCTCTCAATCTCACGTCCCTCAG GGAACAGTCCCAGAAGGAGCTCATAAATATCCTCAAGAAT ATTCGAGGGAAAAAGTGCTTGATAATCGATCCAAAGCTTGGAGGCTCTCTCTCATCGATCATCCAGACGTCACTTCTGAAG GAACATG TAGAATTGCGGCATCTTTCAGCGGAGCCAATTCAATCTGACTGCACCAAAGTGGTTTTCCTTGTCCGTTCTAAGATtgatttgatgaaattcatATGTTCAAATGTTCATAATGATATATCAAAAGGGCTCCAAAGGGAATACCATGTTTATTTTGTCCCTCGCCGTGCAGTTGTGTGCGAGAAG GTCCTTGAGGATGAAAAGGTTCATCAGTTGATGACTATAGGAGAGTACCCACTGTACATAGTTCCATTTGATGAGGATGTCTTATCATTTGAGCTCGATCTTGCGTATAAA GAAAGCCAAGTTGATGGCGATACAAGCTCGCTTTGGCATATCGCAAAAGCCATTCACAAGCTTGAG TTTTCTTTCGGAGTGATACCAAATGTGAGGGCCAAAGGCAAAGCATCGGTGCGTGTTGCAGACATCCTAAACCGCATGCAAGCTGAGGAACCGGTTAACTCACCTGAT atGGTTGTGCCAGAGATAAATACACTCATCCTTTTAGATAGGGAG GTGGATATGGTCACTCCTATGTGTTCTCAATTGACATACGAGGGGCTGATTGATGAG TTTCTGCATATAAATAATGGGTCCGTGGAGCTTGATGCATTGATCATGGGTGTCCAACAAGAgggaaaaaagataaaagtacCACTCAATTCAAG TGACAAGCTGTTTAAGGAGATAAGGGATCTCAACTTCGAAGTTGTTGTCCAG ATTCTACGTCAGAAAGCAACATCCATGAAACAGGATTACACAGAGATGACAACAACT ACGCAGACGGTTTCTGAATTAAAGGACTTTGTAAAAAAGCTAAACTCATTGCCAGAAAtgact AGACACATAAATCTTGCTCAGCATCTGTCGACATTCACATCAAAGCCATCATTTCTTGGGCAACTTGACATGGAACACACAATTGTTGAGGCAGAGAGCTATGACAT ATGCTTTGAGTATATTGAAGAAATGATCCATAAGCAGGAGCCTCTTGTCAATGTTCTACGtcttctcatcttattttctgTTACAAACTCTGGGTTGCCTAAGAAGCATTTTGACTACTTGAG GAGAGAATTACTCCACAGCTATGGATTTGAGCACATGGCCACGCTGAATAACTTAGAGAAAGCTGGATTGCTGAAAAAACAG GAGACAAAAAGCAACTGGCTGACAATCAAACGCGCTCTGCAACTTGTGGTTGATGACACTGACACAGCAAA TCCCAATGATATTGCCTATGTATTTTCTGGATATGCACCTCTTAGTATTCGTCTCATTCAGCATGCCGTTCGATCTGGATG GCGTCCTATAGAAGACATTCTGAAGCTACTACCAGGACCACATTCTGAAACGAAAAGA GGCAGATTCTCAAGCAGTCCATCATTTGACACGTTGCAGGGAGCTTCAGCCAATATAGACAG AGCTGCTGATGGTAGGCGCTCCCTAGTTCTTGTTGTCTTCATTGGAGGTGTAACATTTGCGGAGATATCTGCCCTCAGATTTCTCACTGCTCAG GAGGGGATGGCATACGATATGATCATTGGGACGACCAAAATTGTCAGTGGCCATACCTTAGCTGAAACATTTGTGGAGAAATTGGGTTGA